The DNA region CAGCTTTGAAAATGGCAACCCGCTCGGCACACATCGTCTGCGGGTAGGCGGCGTTTTCGATGTTCACGCCGGTGTATAGACGCCCGCTCTTCGTCCGCAGCGCCGCACCGACGGGATAATTCGAATATGGCACGTATGCGCGGCGACGCGCTTCATTGGCAAGGTCGATCAAGGCTTGTTTTTCTTCTTTGGTCATGGTCTGCTCTATTTCTTCTTTGCTTTTCGTTCCAATTTTTTGATCGCGCGGGCGGGCATGCCGACCACAAGTGTATCGTCCGCCACATTTTTAGTCACCACCGCGCCTGCGCCTGTCCGCGCGCCGTCACCAATTTTCAACGGCGCGACCAACATGGTATCCGAACCAATAAAGACATCTTCGCCGATCTCGGTGGCGTGTTTCTTTTCGCCGTCATAATTACAGGTGATGGTCCCTGCGCCGATGTTGGTATTGATGCCGATCTGCGCGTTGCCGATGTACGAGAAATGTCCCATCTTCACGCCTTCGGCAAGATACGAATCCTTCACTTCACCGAAATTCCCCATGTGGACGTGGTTGCCAAGGTGCGCTCCTTTTCTCAATCGTGCAAACGGACCCATATCCACGTCATCTTCGAGCACTGCGCCTTCAAGAACGGATGCGAGAATCTTACAGCGATTCCCAATTTTTGTGTCACGGATGATCGTGTTCGGTCCGATTAAGTTTCCCTCGCCAATCTCGGTCTTGCCATACAGGTAAGTATTTGGCATGAGGGTCGTATCCTTCCCGATGGTCACATCCGCTTCGATGTAGGTGGAAGCGGGGTCGATCACCGTCACGCCGTTGAGCATGTGTTTCTCGTTGATGCGCCGCCGCATGGCGGCTTCCACTTCCGCGAGATGGATGCGGGTGTTTACGCCGATGGTCTCTTCGAGATCGTCCATCACCGTGGCTTGGACGGACAAACCGTCTTGGGTCGCCAGTTCGACCGCATCGGTCAGATAGTATTCGCCCTTCTTGGGATTCTTCGGGATGCGATGCAGAGCGCCCCACAACCAATTCGCATCGAAGCAATAACCGCCGACGTTCAACTCCTTGACCTGCAACTGTTCGGGCGTGGCGACATACTCCTCCACAATGGCATCCACCGAACCGTCCGTCTTGCGGATGATGCGCCCGAACCCGCGCGGGTCGTCGGCAACGACGGTCAGCATCGAGATCGGTCCGCTGTTCTTTTTTTGCGTCTCCACCAGTTGCTGTAACGTCTCACCGCGCAACAAAGGCATGTCGGCATAGCAGACGACGACGAGATCCGTCTTTCCTTTGAGCAGAGACTCCGCCTGCATGACCGCATGTGCCGTACCAAGCTGCGGCTCCTGCAGGACCGTTTGGGCTGATTCGCCCAACCAGGCTTTGACCTCGTCTGCGCCATGTCCCACCACTACGACGGGTTTCTCGGTGGTGGATTGCTGGATGGCGCGCAAGGCATGCCAGAGCATGGGCTTTCCAACAACGGGATGTAATACTTTCGGCAGGGATGATTTCATGCGGGTACCCTGCCCGGCGGCAAGGATGATGGCGGTTATTTTCATAAAGTCACCTCATAACAAAACAGGATTTGTGCGACAGTGCCTCCGCAACAAATCCTGTTTGAGAAAAAATATCCGCTGGTGCGGACGGTTCAGGCTGGGGCACCTGGATTCGAACCAAGATCCACAGCTCCAAAGGCTGGTGTGCTGCCATTGCACCATGCCCCAGTGCGGGCAAAATTGTAACACAATTTTTTTCAGTTTCCGTCGGGAAGGATGCCAAGTTTCCGTGCTTCTTCGAACGAAATGACTTCCGGATTGCTGGATTTGTTGGCATGTTTCTGCGCCGCCTCATTCCAAAAATCATCCGCGTTGTTGACCTTTGTCTTTTGAGTGGCAGCCTGGTTCAGCAGCGCTTCCATCTCAGGTGCGGGAGTGGCGCTGGCAAGTTTATCGGTCTGTCTTTTGGGAGCAGGCTTCGACTGGGCAATGGCGGCATTCAGTTCCCCGGTCACACCCATGGATTTGAGCGCCTTTTCTATCTGATCCCGCAGGGCAAGCAGCCCGGCAACAGACTCGAGTATCCGCGCTTCCGTGGCAAGCCCATTCCCAGCCACAAGTAAGGCATACAACGGAGTAACCGGAATGAACAGAAGATCATGATCCCCGCCGCTGAACACATGGTAGGAATCCAGCGTCTCCTGATGGTTATGACGCGCCACTTTGAGACTTGCGCTGTGGATCGCCATCAAGGTCGAGATGAGCGAAACCTCCATGCTTGAATCGCGGAAGGCTCCCGTACGCGCCTGTACCAGTCCGCGCTCATTGATGAGAAAAACCGCATCGGCTTGGATATCCTGCCGGAAGTTGGCGAGCAGGTCGGAGAGGCGGGTGTGGCGTTCCTCCACCATGCCGCCCGTTTTTTCCGTGGGGAAGATGGTTTGCACGAGTCCCAATCCGCGCTCCACGGCGTCCAGAAAATCTGCCATGGAGATGGGTTTATCGAAAATGGCGAGCGCGCCGGCATTCAGCATTTCGTCGCGCATTTTTTTGTCGGTCATGCCGGTGATGAAGATGACCTTCACTTCCGGGTGGCGCGCGCGGACCTTGTGCATCAGTTCCACGCCGCTCATGCCGGGGAGTTTGTAGTCTGTCACAAGCAGGTCGATCCGATGGCGGATGGACTCCAGTAATGCCTCCTCCCCCGAAGGAGCCTCGAAGATCGTCAACTTCTCGTTCTTGAGCGTGTCCAGGGTGGAGTGCAGGAGACGTAAAATATCGCGGTGATCATCAACAACCAGAATATTGCGATCCATAAAAATAAGCCTGTCATACCTTTTTATAAAAATCTATAGATGCATTATAGCAAAATATGCGACCCGAAAAACAATCACTTTTGACAGGTGTCACCGACAGCAATCGCTTCCATATTCCAGAGGGGATTGGCAGTCGGATCAAGGTCAAAATGGCAGACATCCGGGCGGGCGGCGGCGATCCGCAGACGGTAAAACAGCGGGATTGCCGGAAGTTCATCTGCAAGGATGATCTGTGTTTGACGATACGAATTGAGATATGCCTGCTCATCCCGCAGGGAGGATCGCGCAGCAAGGCAGGCGGAATCGTACTCGTCATTGCGAAAGCCCGTTACATTCACGCCGATCCATGAGTTTTCGCTGGAAGGGATCTCCATGCTGGTAAACCAATTGCAGGGAGGTTCGATCGCATTCACGCCAAGACCGTATTGGGCAAGTTCAAAGTCGCGCCCAAACAGAACACCTTCGGGACCGGGCGCATAAAGATCGCTCTGCGATACATATTGCACGACAAGCCCAACACCGCATTCAGCAAGCGAATCCCTGATGATCTCCACCACCTGCCTACGCTGGGTGGATGCCGCGGTGTAATACGTCAGTTGAAGTTCGGTATTGAACGGCACGTTGCGGACGTTCACAGCGCGGCGCGGCGTGGACGGATCGTCATCTGAATCACGCCAGCCTGCCTGTTCGAGAAGTGAAACACCCGCATCAGGATCGTGGGGAATCGGCTCAATATTCGAATCGAAAACCGGATGTCCGGGCGGAACATACGTCGTTGGGACGGTGGTCAACCCATACAGCACATTTTGAACAACCGATTGCCGGTCGAGACAATAGGCGATTCCCTGACGGGTGTATTGGTCAGCAAAAAGATTTGGGCGGTCTCTTGCAGCGTCAAAGCCGTCATCGTAGGAGGCGGGCACAAGACCAAGTCCCAGCCATTCAATGCTCATGCCATTGGCGTGGAAGATCTGCGCCTGCTCGGATGACTGCATTTCCTGCAACAAGCCCACGTGATTATCCAGATTGATGGATGGGTCGAGAATGTCGCAGCGACCTGCGATCAATTCACTCAGAGCCAGGTCCGGGTCCGGGGTGAAGCGGAAGGAGAGCATGTCAATTTTTGGGTAGCCATCCATCGCCCGGAAGTAGTACGGGTTCTTTGTCAATGTGATGCGATCCCCCGGCACCCATTCCTCGATCATGAAAGGACCCCAGCCCGCCGGCACGCGGGAGGCGATATCCACAGACGCCAGTTCATCCGCCGAGAACTGGCTCCACAAGTGGCGTGGAGCGGGAGCCCAGAAATTCGTGAAATAGGTCGGGTCGATAAAACCGGGAACGCCCCACCATTGCAGGGTTTGCGCGTCGGCGATCTCGTACACTTCGGTGCGCTCGATCAGATAGGAATTCACGTCCGTCTCCGATTGGATCTCGAATGAGTAGATCGAGTCCTCGGCGGTGAGCAAAGCGCCGTCCGACCATGCCAGATCGGGCCGCAAATGGAAATTGACGATCATCTGATCCATCTCAAGCGGTGTTGTGCCATCATACGTAATGACACAATCATCCTCACGACATTCGGCGGGACGCACCTGCATCCCTGCCGCCAACGAGACGAGGTTCCCGTCCGCATCCACGATCTGATCTCCAACTTGCACCTGCGTCCTGACAATTTGCGCCTCGCCGTTCTCCAATGAAGGCAGTTGTGCGAGTATGACCGGCTGATATTCATAACTGACCGCGTCAATCGGTCCATTGTAGACGGCTGCCAGGACCGTCCGCGCGGCGGCATTCAGTTCACCGAATGGGTAGAGGCTGTTCGGTTCCTGCCCCAGACACACCGTCAGTGAACTCAACCCTGGGGGAGGCGGAGTGCGCGTTGGCAAGGGGGTAGAAGACGCAACTGCGGGTGTCGACATCGGAGTTTGCGCAGGCAGGCAACCACCAAGGATAACCACAGTGATAAGCAATAGTGGGAGGATGCTTTTTTTCATAAGTTCCTGTCAGGACGAATGCTTTATTACGGACGAGCAACGAGAAAATGGAACGCAGGGATAATTATAACGGTGAAAAACAAAAGAGACCGCCTGCACATCGCGGTCTCTTGAGCATATCATTTTTTTCTATTCTGCAAGCCAGCAAGCCACCCAGTGACCGGGGCGGATTTCCTTGAACGCCGGCTCCTCCTGCGAACACTTATCCACTGCGATGGGACAGCGCGTATGAAAGCGGCAGCCCTTGGGCGGGTTGAGCGGGCTGGGCACATCGCCTTTGAGGATGGTGCGCTCCCGCTTAAAATCCGGGTGAGGCTTGGGAATGGCAGAGAGGAGAGCCCGCGTGTATGGGTGAAGCGGTTCCCGGTATAACGATTCGCGGTCAGTAAGCTCCACCATTTTGCCCAAATACATCACGGCAACGCGGTCGGAAATATGCTCCACGACACTGAGGTTGTGCGCAATGAAAAGGTAGGTAAGTCCAAATTCGCCCTGCAGATCCTTGAGAATGTTCAAGACCTGCGATTGAATGGATACATCCAGCGCGGATACCGGTTCATCGCAGACGATAAATTTCGGGTTGAGAGCCAGGGCGCGGGCGATGCCGATGCGCTGGCGCTGTCCGCCGGAAAATTCGTGCGGATAGCGGCGGGCATGGTATTCCTCCAAGCCAACCTTCTTGAGCATATTAAGAGCGATCTCCCAGCGTTCCTTGGGCCTGCCGATCCTATGGATATGCAAGCCTTCCATCACCGCTTCGCCGATCGGTATGCGTGGATTGAGGGATGCGTAGGGGTCTTGAAAGATGATCTGCATATCGCGGCGCAGGGGCTTGAGTTCCCGATTGCTCATCTTAAGGATGTTCCGCCCATCGAAGGAAATCTCGCCCGCAGTCGGTTCCACCAGGCGCAGGACGGCACGCCCGATCGTGGTCTTCCCGCAGCCTGATTCGCCCACCATGCCCAGCGTCTCACCGCGCTTCACCGAAAAACTGACCTTGTCCACCGCCTGCACCCAGGCAGATATACGCTGCAATATCCCCGAACGAACGGGGAAATGCTTTGTAAGATTATTTACCACCAATAAATCCGGGCTTCCCTGAGTTGAGCTGGTTGTAGTATTCATTTGGCAATCGTCTCTTTATTTAAGATTTTTTCCAGATTTCAATGGGGCAGTATGCCCGCCTGCATCCTGATACAGCCAGCAGCGGACATGATGTCCTTCCGCAATTTCAGCCAGGTCGGGACTTTTATCAACACAGATCGAAAGGTTGTGTTCAATGCGTGCCTTGCAGCGCGGGGCAAACCGACAGCCGGAGGGAGGATCGATCAAATTCGGGACGGAGCCGGGAATTACCTCCAGCCGCTCGCGGAGTTCACCCAAGACCGGGATGGAGCCGATCAAGCCCTGAGTGTAGGGATGAAGCGGCCTGTCAAACAGTGATGTGACAGGAGATTGTTCGACGATCTCGCCCGCGTACATGACCGCCACGCGGTCTGCCATCTCAGCGATCACACCGAGGTCGTGGGTGATGAGGATCATGGCGGAACCAAGTTGTTTTTTCATGTCGCGCATCAAGTCGAGGATCTGCGCCTGAATGGTCACGTCGAGTGCGGTGGTCGGTTCGTCTGCGATCAGCAGGTCGGGGACGCAGGCAAGCGCCATCGCGATCATCACGCGCTGAGCCATGCCTCCAGAAAGTTCATGGGGAAACGCATCTGCCCGTTGATCCGGCTCTGGGATGCCGACCAGTTTCAGTAATTCAACTGCACGGTTTCTGCCCGCTTCCCTGCCAAAATCCTGATGAATGTTCAGGACTTCCGAGATCTGATCGCCTGCGCGGAAAACGGGGTTGAGCGACGATTGCGGCTGCTGGAAGATCATGGAGATGCGGTTTCCGCGCACCTGCATCATTTCTTCTTCCGCCACTTTGACAAGGTCCTTGCCATCGAAAAGGATCTGTCCATCCACGATCCTGCCGGGCTGGCTGATCAACCGCATGATGGAAAGAGACGTGACACTTTTTCCACAACCGGATTCGCCCACAATGCCAAGCACTTCGCCGGGATAGACGCGAAAATCCACGCCATCCACCGCATGGACAACGCCGTCCTCAGTGAAAAAGTGTGTCTTGAGATTCTTTACCTCGAGCAAGGGTTGTTGGGTCATCAGTTGGTCGCCTTTATTGGTAAGGATTAGGGTAGGTTATAAAAAAACGTAACCTTCGCCATTCGATGAAGCAGAATAATAATAAACAATCCCTGCACATGTTTTGCAGAAACGGCAGGGATTGTGTTGTAAGCAACGAGCAGTTGTTACGGGCGGTTCTTATCGCGATTGTACATTGCCGCCCCGATGATCCCGATGAAAAGACCGCCTGCCGACAAGACGTACGAAAGGAAGTTCAGGAAGAATGTCGACTCGATCACACCGGTCACGATCAGGAACGGGATGACAACACCCAAAACAAGCATAACAAGGGCAATGATCAGCAAGTTCCTAGGGTGTGTCAAATTTCTCATTTATACAACCAGCAAGCAACCAGATGCCCGGGTTCGGGTTCAAAATCCGGTGGTTCCTCCACTTCGCAAAGCCCTTGAATGGCTTTGGAACAGCGCGGGTGGAAATGGCAGCCTTTGGGCGGGTTCACCAAGCTTGGCGGTTCACCAGGAGGCAGTTCGCGGTAGGTCTCGGCATTATCCGCATCCGGGTCGGATGTGGCGGCGAGAAGCGCATGGGTATACGGGTGCAATGGATTGTGCAAAAGCTGGTTCACATTTGCCTTTTCCACCAACTGACCCGCGTACATGACGAAAATACGCTCTGAGAAATAACTGACGGTGGCAAGGTCGTGGGTGATGTAGATCACCGAAAGGTTGTGGGATTTTTGCAGACCGCGCAGGAGCTTGAGAATTTCCACGCGAACGGATGCATCCAGCATGGAAACCGGCTCGTCCGCAACGAGGAGTTTGGGCTCCATGATCATGGCTCGGGCGATCACGATGCGCTGCTGCTGTCCGCCGCTCAACATGTGCGGGAATTTGGGTAGGAAGTCATCCTGTGGGGTCATTTTGACTTCTTCCAACGCCTTGCGGATGCGGCGCTCACGCTCCGCCTTGTCCTTGACGCCGTTGATAATCAAAGGTTCCTCGAGAATACGCATGATGGACATGAAGGGCGGCAATGCCCCGTAGGGGTCCTGTTGCACGTAGCCCACACTGGAGTGATACCAGCGCATGGCTGAACGGCTGAAATTTTCCATCTTATTTCCGTCAAAGGTGATATTGCCTTCGGTGGGTTTATTCAAGCCCAAAATGGTTTTCATCAGGCTCGATTTTCCACAACCACTTTCACCTACGACAGCAATCGCCTCCCCGCGCGCCAAGTCAAAGTTCACGCCGTCGACAGCACGCACATAACCGGCATGTCCAAAACCAAAACGGCGCAACTCGAACCAGACCCGCAGTCCTCGAATCTCAAGCAGGTTATCTTTCTCATTCGCATCAGCCACGCGTTCGGCGGCTGCTGTTTTCGTGTTCACTTCACTCATGCCATGCTCCTAAGTTGATCTATGCATACAACCAGCATCTGACTTTGCGGCCGTCTTTTTCAATGGTCGGCGGATCTTCCGTGCATTTTTCAAAGCGTTTCGGGCAGCGTTCGGCAAACCTACAACCGATCGGGAGGTTCAGCAAACTCGGCGGCTGCCCAACAATGAATTCCGGATCCTTCTCCTGCCTCAGGCGGGGGACGCTAGCCATCAACTTTTGGGAGTAGGGATGCAGGGGCTGTTCGAAGAAACGCCTGGCATCGCTGACTTCCACGATCTGCCCGGCGTACATGACTGCAACATCATCCGCCAGTTCACTCGACGTGGCAATGTCATGAGTGATCAGCACGAAACTGGTGCCGAGCATCTTTTTGATGCGCTTCAGCACGTTGAATATATTTGCCTGGGTCAACACATCCAATGCGGAGGTGGGCTCATCAAGAATAATGAGGTTGGGGGATGTCACCAAAGCCATGGCAATCGCCACACGCTGGCGCATCCCGCCGCTCAACTCGAACGGGTAGCGGTCGATGAAATCAGAAGGGACGCCCACATGCTGGAACATTTTGAGCGCCGATTGAAGCGCTTCCTGCTTGCTCAAGCCGAGGTGGATCATCGCAGGCTCTGCAACCTGCTCGCCGACGCGAATGACCGGATTGAGGGCGTTCATGGCTGCCTGCGGCACAATTGACATGGCAACCCAGCGGACATTCTGCCGGTATTCCTCATCCGAAAGTTTCATAACATCGTCGTCTTCGAAGAGGATGGAACCGTCGTATGTTTCCACATTGCGGGGCAACAGACGCAGGATGGCTTTCGCCAGGGAACTTTTCCCACAACCAGATTCGCCCAGGATCACAACCGCACGGTTGTAGTCCAAGTCAAAGTCAACACCATCTACTGCCTGAACCGGTCCTTTCTCCGTACGAAAGTGAAGCCGCAAATTTTTAACACGAAGTAAGTTCTTTTCCTTTGAAGTCATTATTGCCCTCGTAAGCGTGGATTAAAGACACGGTCAAGCGCAAAGCCCAACATGGAAAATGCGAGTCCAGTAATCATCAGTAAAACGGCAGGCTGGATCACCCAGTAGTAATGCCCTTGATATAAGGCGCCATTGCTTTGGGCGTCGTTGATGATCTTGCCCCAGGTCGGCAGGACGGGATCACCCAAGCCAAGAACCGCCAGAGAAGCCTCCAGGAACACAAAGGTCGGGATCAAGACAACAAGCTGCGGCAACAAAAGAGGCACGATGCGGGGGACCAGGTAGCGAATGATGATACGCCAGTCGCTCGCGCCGTAGGATTGGGCAGCTTCGATGTACGGTGATTCGCGGGTTTGGAGGAATATCGCGCGGTATGTGAGGATCGCACCGCCAAAAATACTCAACAGGATGGTGACCCCCAGCATTAACCAAATACTGCGGGAATAGAAGGTGCCGACCATGATGAGGATGGACAGGAAGGGCAAAACCAGGTTGACATTTGTAATGCGTTGAATAAGAGTATCCACCCATCCGCCATACCAGGTTCCGATACCGGCAATGATCATCGTCGTCAAAGATGTGCCCAAGGCTGCCAGCAGACCGAACGCCAGCGCGATCGGCGTTCCCCACAATAGGGCGACCGTCAAATCGCGGCGCAGATGATCCGTCCCGGCAATGCCGTGTACCTTTCCGTACATGACAACTTTGACATCAAAATCAGAATCTTCCTCAAATGCGACACCGTCAACACGCAAGTGGTAGGTTCCGGGAGCAGCTATGGGAACCGGCGTCTCCACAGTGAGGTCCATGAACAAGCCTTCCTGGGGGTTGAGTCCGCCGAGCCTGCGCTTCAGGCGGTCATCCTGCGACGCGTAGTATCCCTGAGAAGGCTTGAGTGAAAAATTGCCCAGATTGACTTCCGTACCATCCGGCTTAACCCAGGTCAAGCCGACAAAGGGGGATTTTTCAGCATACTTTGATGTGAACAGCAAAACGATCTCCTGCGGGAAACCGTCGTAAGAATAATCAAATGTAAAATCGATGGAAATGCTCTTACCCGACGAAATGGTTTCCACAGTTTTGTTCGACCGTTCATCATCCGCATCCCGGCTGTTCAGAACGATGGTGGCGGGCAGATCCACACTGCGGAACAGGTTGGTCCATACAGGGGGAGCCAAACGCGGGTTATCCTCCCATACCCCCACGCCGCCGCGCCACAATCGAATTGCCTCGCTATACGGCATCGAGATGGGAGCATAAATCGAAATACCAACCAATATGGCAATGATCAACAAACCAGCAACAGCAGACGGGTATCGAGTGATCTCCCGTAATGATCTGGAAATCATATTCATGCTCTTCTGCCTCCTTCGTCGATTCTGACGCGAGGATCGACCAAAGCATAGATAATATCCAAAAGGAAAACAGTAATCGCGAGCAAATAGGCAAAAATGACCGTTGTACCTACGATCACCGGTGTATCGAAAAAGCCGATGGCGGTAAAGGTTGCGCGGCCAAGCCCGGGCCAGTTAAAGACCGTCTCGAAAATAGGGGCGCCGGTCCACAAACCGATCAGCAACAGGGCAAAGTTCGTAATAATGGTGGGAAGGGTCGGGCGCAGCACATAGCGGCGTTCGATGTCGCGGGATGTCAAGCCCTTGGCTTTTGCCATTTCCACATAATCTTCACTGGAGTAGATCAGGAAGAATGTGCGCCAGTTATATGCTGTCAGGAAGACCTGGCTGATAATTAACGCCATCACCGGCAGGGTCAGGTGACGAAGCACACTGAGGGAATAATCAAACCACCCTTCGGGCGGCGGAGCGGCAACCATGCCTCCAAAGGGCAGCACCTGCCAGACTGCGGCAAACAGCAGGATCAGGAAGATCCCATAGAACCAGCCAGGGGCGGCGGAGGTGGGCGCAAATGCCACGATAACCCTGTCCAGGAATCCGCCGTATCGCCTGGATAAGTACAATGCAATAAAGATGCAGAAAAAGAAGAGGAAAAGGTTCGATGTCGCAAATAATAACAATGTAGCCGGGAGACGCTCCAGGATGATCAAGCGCACCTGCTTGGATCCCGTATCACTGGTCATCTGTTCGGCAAAACCGAGATCGAGCACCAAGGCTTTCACCAGGAACCGCAGGCTTCGGATTGCGAAAGGTTGATTCAGACCGAGCCGCTCCTCTTCAACTGCGATCATTTCGTTCATGATCGCAGTCCGTTCTTCCAATCCAAGTTGGCGGATCGTCTGGTCTCCCATGAGCTGCAACGACACCCCTTCGCGGATCTGGGCACGGCGAATGGTATCCACATAGCCACCCATATTCGCAATCAACACCGTCAGATACACCCCAATGGTGACGGTAAAAAACAACATGACAAGTTTAAACGCAGAATAACGAAGAACTCTGGAAAAGGTGCTCGAAGCGGACCTTTTCTTCCGAGGCTGCGACGTCATGCTTTCAGCCTGTTGTGTATCAAGTTCCATTGACTAGTACCTCAGCACTATGTAGAAAGTGACCCGGCAGGGTCAGTAGTGCAAGTTGTGCCCTGCCGGGTCGTTAGTATCAGACTGTTGTCGAGGTTACGGTGATGCTACGAACTCAACAGTCGCAAAGGACGGAATACTCTGGAGAGCGGAGACGACAACGACGGTCAGTTTGCTCGCGCCAGCGGTGAGATTGGACGTCTCAGACGCAGGCAGAACGATCTGGTACAAGCCGTCTTCCACTGCTTCAGCCGCACCCTTGAACGCCAGTTCGCCGGCGCTGTTGAAGACCAGGAAGTTGACCGAGGTCAGGTCAGCAGTAGCGTAGGGCTGGTCGTTGAAAGTGATGAACACTTCAAAGGTGGCATCGGCGCCGCCAGCAACCTGGGCGGGACCTTCCACATCAACCACGGGGATCGGCGGTTCGCCGAAGGAAGCCCAACGGTCAGAGAGGTCGACGAATTCAGGATAGTTGCGGAGCACAACCTGACCTTCCACGGGGAAGGCGCGCTGCAGGAAGTACGGACCGGTTCCGAGCCAGAAGTGACCCCAGCGGCGGTTGAACTCAGTGTAGTTCGACCAGCGGGCAGCAGCTTCATCAGCGGTCACGTATTGACCGAGGGTCGCAGCGTAGGGGATGTAGCTTTCCGCAGCAGCCTGATCCATGTACTTCTTGAGGATCTCAATGCTGGGTCCGGAGACGTAGCTCATCCATTCCACTTCGAGTTCGGCGGATTTGGCTTGCGAGAACGCAAGTTCGTTATTGGCTTCAGCCAAGAAACCGATCGCAAGGCTGTGCCAGGAAGCGGGACCGTAAGCATAGCTGGGCCACAGGGTGGTCACAATGTTTTCGGCATCAGCCTGCCAGGCATCGCTATAGTACTCAAAGACGAACGGTTCTTCGGAAACGATCTTGAAGCCGCGGAAGGTGCCCAGGAAGGTGCGCAGGGCGGTGGCGCCGGCGGAATCGTAAACGGCGCTGCCTTCGGTGCCGCGGTCAAAGGTGCTGATGAGTACCATCAGGAAGTCAGCGATATCGATCGGGCTGCCATCGTGCCAGGTCACATCAGAGAGGTTGGCGGGGTAGTACACCACGCTCTTGGTGAGGGCGGTCAAACCATCGGGGTTGGCTTCGCCAACGGTGACGAAGGTCTGCGTCTCGGCATTCCAGCCGATGAAGGCATCTTCAGGGACGGTGATCTCAGGAGCGAAATCGAGGGAGACCCAGTCCTGGGACTTGGCAACCGGCAGACCTTCCTGCACGGTCACTTCAGCGCGTTCAACGCGCTGAGCCATGAACACACCGGTCCACGGGTTGGGGTTGGAACCCCAGTCAGTGGTCGCGCGGACCAAAGCCTGGTCATAGATCCAGTTGGAGCCGGCAAGCGGGTTCCACGGGTTGGTCAAAATGCTGGGCATGGCGATGGTCGCAACGCCGCCTTCTTCGCCGATACGGCGGACGGTGTAGGGCCACATGCGGGAGCCGGCGATGGCGCCAGCGAGGTCACCCACCACGGAGATGTTGCTGCGGTAGGGGGTGAAGGAAGCGCGGTTGGTCGTCCAAACACGCTGGGATTCCTTCATGGAAAGCGGGATCAGCTGTTCGAACAGGGCTGCGCGTTCCTCGAGGTTTGAATATTCGCGGTTGTACAACTTCATGCCGGCTTCATAGAAGGCGGGATCGTTGGTGTAGGCATCCCACAGAGGATTGCCGGGCCAACCATCGGGAGCGTAGAAGTCAATGAAGTTGTCTTCTTCGGTGCGCGGAACCTGGGTCGAAATCCAGCCGCCGGTGTACCAGTGCCACAGACCTGCATTCGGGTCACC from Anaerolineales bacterium includes:
- a CDS encoding ABC transporter ATP-binding protein → MSEVNTKTAAAERVADANEKDNLLEIRGLRVWFELRRFGFGHAGYVRAVDGVNFDLARGEAIAVVGESGCGKSSLMKTILGLNKPTEGNITFDGNKMENFSRSAMRWYHSSVGYVQQDPYGALPPFMSIMRILEEPLIINGVKDKAERERRIRKALEEVKMTPQDDFLPKFPHMLSGGQQQRIVIARAMIMEPKLLVADEPVSMLDASVRVEILKLLRGLQKSHNLSVIYITHDLATVSYFSERIFVMYAGQLVEKANVNQLLHNPLHPYTHALLAATSDPDADNAETYRELPPGEPPSLVNPPKGCHFHPRCSKAIQGLCEVEEPPDFEPEPGHLVACWLYK
- a CDS encoding ABC transporter ATP-binding protein; protein product: MTSKEKNLLRVKNLRLHFRTEKGPVQAVDGVDFDLDYNRAVVILGESGCGKSSLAKAILRLLPRNVETYDGSILFEDDDVMKLSDEEYRQNVRWVAMSIVPQAAMNALNPVIRVGEQVAEPAMIHLGLSKQEALQSALKMFQHVGVPSDFIDRYPFELSGGMRQRVAIAMALVTSPNLIILDEPTSALDVLTQANIFNVLKRIKKMLGTSFVLITHDIATSSELADDVAVMYAGQIVEVSDARRFFEQPLHPYSQKLMASVPRLRQEKDPEFIVGQPPSLLNLPIGCRFAERCPKRFEKCTEDPPTIEKDGRKVRCWLYA
- a CDS encoding ABC transporter permease — encoded protein: MNMISRSLREITRYPSAVAGLLIIAILVGISIYAPISMPYSEAIRLWRGGVGVWEDNPRLAPPVWTNLFRSVDLPATIVLNSRDADDERSNKTVETISSGKSISIDFTFDYSYDGFPQEIVLLFTSKYAEKSPFVGLTWVKPDGTEVNLGNFSLKPSQGYYASQDDRLKRRLGGLNPQEGLFMDLTVETPVPIAAPGTYHLRVDGVAFEEDSDFDVKVVMYGKVHGIAGTDHLRRDLTVALLWGTPIALAFGLLAALGTSLTTMIIAGIGTWYGGWVDTLIQRITNVNLVLPFLSILIMVGTFYSRSIWLMLGVTILLSIFGGAILTYRAIFLQTRESPYIEAAQSYGASDWRIIIRYLVPRIVPLLLPQLVVLIPTFVFLEASLAVLGLGDPVLPTWGKIINDAQSNGALYQGHYYWVIQPAVLLMITGLAFSMLGFALDRVFNPRLRGQ
- a CDS encoding ABC transporter permease translates to MLFFTVTIGVYLTVLIANMGGYVDTIRRAQIREGVSLQLMGDQTIRQLGLEERTAIMNEMIAVEEERLGLNQPFAIRSLRFLVKALVLDLGFAEQMTSDTGSKQVRLIILERLPATLLLFATSNLFLFFFCIFIALYLSRRYGGFLDRVIVAFAPTSAAPGWFYGIFLILLFAAVWQVLPFGGMVAAPPPEGWFDYSLSVLRHLTLPVMALIISQVFLTAYNWRTFFLIYSSEDYVEMAKAKGLTSRDIERRYVLRPTLPTIITNFALLLIGLWTGAPIFETVFNWPGLGRATFTAIGFFDTPVIVGTTVIFAYLLAITVFLLDIIYALVDPRVRIDEGGRRA